The region AAATTTGTCGCGTCTATCCTGGGCGGCGGTTTTCTTGCCGGAGGCCTGCTCTTTCTGGCGATCGCCGGAGTGCCATCGGCCGCTTTGGCGGCGGCGGGCCGTGTCGTGATTGTGTCAGGGGGGACGCCGCGCAGCGCGATCCTCATCCAGCACCGGCGCCTCAAACAGGGCCGGCGGCCGGTCATTATCATCTTGCGCGGCGGCAGACCGAAGGGCCTCCGTCTCCGGCGGACGTTCGGCTTCGAAGACTTGGCCCGTTCATCGGGTGCGGTCCTTGCCTATCCCGAACCTCTCCTGGGCCGCTGGGCCGAAGCGCCTGGCCCGGATGCGAACAGGGACTTAACTTTTATCCATGATCTGATCGCCAAATTCGTCGCCGAGGGAATTGCCGCTCCGGGCAAGGTGTTTCTCGTTGGCACAACGACGGGCGGAATGCTCGCCTTGCGCCTGGCCTGCGAGCAAAAAAACAGTTTTTCGGGACTGGCTATTTTGGCCGCGAGCCTGCCCGCCGATCTTCAGGAGACCTGCAAGCTCCCGCGTCCACTGCCACTTTTGATGATCGCCGGCACGCAAGATCCGGTGGTTCCCTTTCATGGCGGCCCCGCCAATCTGCCACACGCCAAGGTGGAGCTCGCCTCAATCGACACAACCCTCGCCCTGTTTGGCAAAGCCGCGGGCTGCTCGGGAGGCATCACCACCACGGTCTTTCCCGACAGGGACACCCGCGACGGCACCCGCGCCTATCTTGACAAGCTGAACAATTGCAAGGCACCCGTCGAATTGGTCCGGATCGAAGGCGGCGGCCATTCCCTGCCAGGCCTTTCGAACGAATCAATTCCAGGTGCTGGGCAAGGGCTCGGCAACGGCGATGTCAACAGCGCGAAGCTGGTCTGGGATTTCTTCCGCCCGCTCGGCGGCTAATTTAACCCAGGAGAGACGGCGTTCCTGGGTTCAATTCGTCATTTGAATCATATCCCGCACGGCGGGATAGACTTCCGCGTTCCAGCGGCGGCCGCTGAAGACACCATAATGGCCGACACCGGTCTGCACGCGGTGTTCCTTCAAATGCTGGCGCAGCCCCGAGCAAAGGTCTTGCGCGGCAAGCGTTTGACCAAGGCCGCAAATATCGTCCCGCTCCCCTTCCAGCGTCAGGAGGGCGGTGCGCTTGATGGCACGCGGATCAATGCGGCGGCCATGCACCTCGAGCTTCCCGCGCGGCAAAAGATGGTCTTGAAAAACCGCTTGCACCGTTTCGAGATAGAATTCAGCTGGCAAATCCATGACAGCGAAATATTCCTCGTAAAATTCTTGTATGACCTGAAGCTTGGTTAAATCATTGGCGGCACGGGCCTCCGCCATATCGTCAAAGGAACGCATATGACGCTCCAAATTCATGCTCAAGAAGGCTGCGAGCTGCATGAATCCCGGATAAACGGGACGCCCGACGCCCATATAGGGACGGGGGACGTCGGAAATCAAATTCTGCTCGAACCACGTGATCGGCCGTTTGACGGCGAGTTCATTGACCTTCGTGGGACTGATTCGCGTATCGATTGGACCCGCCATCAAAGTCATGCTGCGCGGCTGCGCCTCGTCGCGATCTTCCGCCATCAGCGCGGCGGCGGCGAGGACAGGAACGCAGGGCTGGCAAACCGCAACGACATGCGACCCAGGCCCTAACACTTGCAGGAATTTGATCACATGGCTGGTGTAATCGCTTAACCCGAAGCAGCCCTCCGCTGGCGGCACGTCGCGGACATTATGCCAGTCGGTAATGTAGACATCATGGTCGGCAAGCATCGTTTTGACGGTCGCGCGCAGCAAGGTCGCGAAATGCCCCGACATGGGAGCGGCCAATAATACCTTTGGCTGGATAGCAGCAGTTTCTTTCCGGAAATGAAGCAGCGTGGCAAACGGCGTAGAAAAGACAGCCTCCTCTATCACCGGGCAAACGCAATTCTCGACAGTGACAGAGTCGATCCGGAAGGGAAGCCGCGTATGGGTTATCGCGACTTCGGCGAAGGTTTCTAGGACACCAGCGAATTTGCGGATCGACCAATCCGGCTGAAACAAAGGCCATGGCAGGCGCAACGTCCGTCCCGAAGCGGCGGCCAGCGGCCGCAGCAGCTCAAGAATGTTCGCGTGCCGACTATAAGCTTGATAAATCAAATGGTTTCCACCATAGTTTAGGATGAAGGCACAAGCAGAAACGCTTTGATTGCCGGAGGATTTTGCCGTATAGCCGTTTCTGCCAAGCTACATGAGTTTGTTTTGCTTCTCAAGCATGCTTTACGAGAAGTTAACGTTCGAAGGGGGACTTTTTGGCCAGCGCCACACTCACGATCAGCAGCAAGAATTATTCCTCATGGTCGCTCCGCGGCTGGTTGCTGACCAAATTTTCCGGCCTTCCCTTTACTGAGGACGTCATCTCACCGGATGACCCCTCGATGCGCGACGAGCTTCTGATGCTGTCCTCCTCTTTCCTGGTGCCGTGCCTCGTCCATGATGGTGTCAGGGTGTGGGATACGCTGGCGATCGGGGAATATCTTAACGAGATCAAGCCCGAGGCGCATTTGCTGCCCGCCGATATCGAGAAGCGGACGCGCTGCCGCTCCATTTGCGGCGAAATGCATTCGGGTTTTGGTTCGATGCGCTCGGCCTTGCCGATGAATTTGCAAGGTGATTTCCCGGGATTCAAAGTATGGAAGCGGGCGCAAGCCGACATTGATCGCATCACAACGATTTGGCGGGAGTGTCTGGGCCTTTACGGAGGCCCCTTTCTGTTAGGCGGCCGCTCGATGGCCGATGCGATGTACGCCCCAGTAGTCACTCGCTTCTTGACCTACCACATCGAATTGGACGCGGCCTGCGAGGCCTACTGCAAGCAGATCATCGCCATGCCCGAGATGGTGGAGTGGCTTGAGGCCGCCAAACAAGAGCCACGTCAACTGGACGAACTCGAGGTTGAATTTTGAGGCCATGCCGCCCGCATGTTGCACAAGACGTTTGGCCGCCGATTCGCTTCTAGGAACGCCGCTTGGCGCTGGACGTCGGCCTCGAAGCCAGGGAAGACAAGGGGTTTGTGATCTCGCGGCGAAAAACCAGCAGAGCCGTTATCGCCAGAACGATGATTGATGGCACAACACACATGACGCAATCCTCCTACAGCAAGTTGGCGCCGGTTAAGCGAAGCAGCCTTCCTTCGGGCTTTGCCCAACCTGTGCAACTTGACTCAAATTGAGGCCCGCAATTCGTCAAAACTTCGATAACAATGCGCCCAGATTGAAAATGAATCGTGGCTGTGACATCGGCGCAACACAGTAGAGCGAAGGCGACATCGAATGGCGGCAACCGATTGTGGATGTGCGGTGAGGCGCGGCTCAACCCTATCCAGGTAGGATCGAGTCCAATTTCGCCAAGGCCTTAAGGACGTGATCGCCGTACGGCCAACGCCCAACAACAGCCTCGGTTCGCTTAGGTTCCAGACCCCACGCAAATAATAAGACGGAGATCACCAAAAGCGGCACCGCAATCCAAATGAAGGACCCCGCGAAGGCCGCGAGGACAGCGACTGCCAATGCAATTCCCAAGGTGGATGTTTGTTTCCTGCTTGCCATTGTGAAACCCTCCCATGAGTGCTGTTTTGCCAATTATACGCCCCTCCCCCGTGGCAAAAACAATCGCCCACGGCACGCCATCACGAGCCTGGCGCTTGCCGCCGGTGGGATGACAAGGCGGCAGGGAATCTCAATAAGATGCTCTTTTGATGTGCTTGGCGCGCCCTGCATAGCGATCCAGCGCCGTGCAAAAATCGGTAACGCCCTCCCACATCCCTTCGTCCGACTTACAGACGGGATGCGAACTATGGATTGCACATTGCGGGTAAGGGTCGACCATCATCGCCAGCATTTCGGCCAGTGCCTTAGTCTTACGATCCCGGCGCGATGAAGGACTCATAACTTTGTTCCGTTGCTGGATATTACCTATCCGGCGGCCAAAGGAATTTCGCCATACCGGCACATTAAATTCAGCATTTCGTCAAAATTTCGATAATATTTCTCCGTGTACAATATAAACGGCCGGTGTGATATCGATGCAACAGGTCATGGCTGGTTCCATGCGGCGAGGCGTTTCAGGGATCAAAACAAAATCA is a window of Methylocapsa sp. D3K7 DNA encoding:
- a CDS encoding phospholipase; this translates as MIVRGRKFVASILGGGFLAGGLLFLAIAGVPSAALAAAGRVVIVSGGTPRSAILIQHRRLKQGRRPVIIILRGGRPKGLRLRRTFGFEDLARSSGAVLAYPEPLLGRWAEAPGPDANRDLTFIHDLIAKFVAEGIAAPGKVFLVGTTTGGMLALRLACEQKNSFSGLAILAASLPADLQETCKLPRPLPLLMIAGTQDPVVPFHGGPANLPHAKVELASIDTTLALFGKAAGCSGGITTTVFPDRDTRDGTRAYLDKLNNCKAPVELVRIEGGGHSLPGLSNESIPGAGQGLGNGDVNSAKLVWDFFRPLGG
- the phaZ gene encoding polyhydroxyalkanoate depolymerase is translated as MIYQAYSRHANILELLRPLAAASGRTLRLPWPLFQPDWSIRKFAGVLETFAEVAITHTRLPFRIDSVTVENCVCPVIEEAVFSTPFATLLHFRKETAAIQPKVLLAAPMSGHFATLLRATVKTMLADHDVYITDWHNVRDVPPAEGCFGLSDYTSHVIKFLQVLGPGSHVVAVCQPCVPVLAAAALMAEDRDEAQPRSMTLMAGPIDTRISPTKVNELAVKRPITWFEQNLISDVPRPYMGVGRPVYPGFMQLAAFLSMNLERHMRSFDDMAEARAANDLTKLQVIQEFYEEYFAVMDLPAEFYLETVQAVFQDHLLPRGKLEVHGRRIDPRAIKRTALLTLEGERDDICGLGQTLAAQDLCSGLRQHLKEHRVQTGVGHYGVFSGRRWNAEVYPAVRDMIQMTN
- a CDS encoding glutathione S-transferase family protein, giving the protein MASATLTISSKNYSSWSLRGWLLTKFSGLPFTEDVISPDDPSMRDELLMLSSSFLVPCLVHDGVRVWDTLAIGEYLNEIKPEAHLLPADIEKRTRCRSICGEMHSGFGSMRSALPMNLQGDFPGFKVWKRAQADIDRITTIWRECLGLYGGPFLLGGRSMADAMYAPVVTRFLTYHIELDAACEAYCKQIIAMPEMVEWLEAAKQEPRQLDELEVEF